One window of the Hoplias malabaricus isolate fHopMal1 chromosome Y, fHopMal1.hap1, whole genome shotgun sequence genome contains the following:
- the LOC136677713 gene encoding pancreas transcription factor 1 subunit alpha-like, whose protein sequence is MDTVLDSFSCLDSFSSPYFDEDDEDLFACRSGADDFLDDDVDFFAAQLQDCCDGAAFSFSSSSSSSSSSSSSSCVKRRRRARSEMEAQQLRQAANVRERRRMQCINAAFAGLRAHIPTLPYEKRLSKADTLRLAIGYINFLSELVHSDAPIRSASSDALSPPKKIIICHRVTRPPSPNDPDYGLPPLAGHSLSWTDEKQLKEQNIIRTAKVWTPEDPRRLHHKSSINNIENIEPPFSFVS, encoded by the exons ATGGACACGGTGCTGGACTCCTTCTCGTGCCTGGACTCCTTCTCCTCCCCTTATTTCGACGAGGACGACGAGGACCTGTTCGCGTGCAGAAGCGGCGCGGACGACTTCCTGGACGATGACGTAGACTTCTTCGCCGCTCAGCTGCAGGACTGCTGCGACGGCGCggccttctccttctcctcttcgTCGTCGTCGTCCTCGTCGTCCTCGTCCTCCTCGTGCGTGAAGCGCAGGAGGCGTGCGCGCTCCGAGATGGAGGCGCAGCAGCTGCGGCAGGCGGCGAACGTGCGCGAGCGGCGGCGCATGCAGTGCATCAACGCCGCTTTCGCGGGTCTGCGCGCGCACATCCCAACGCTGCCCTACGAGAAGCGGCTCTCCAAAGCGGACACGCTGCGCCTCGCCATCGGCTACATCAACTTCCTCTCGGAGCTCGTGCACTCGGACGCGCCCATCCGCAGCGCGAGCAGCGACGCGCTCAGCCCACCCAAAAAGATCATCATCTGCCACCGAGTCACCA GACCTCCGTCTCCTAATGACCCGGACTATGGCCTGCCCCCTCTGGCGGGTCACTCTCTCTCCTGGACCGACGAGAAGCAGCTAAAAGAGCAGAACATCATCCGCACAGCGAAGGTGTGGACCCCTGAAGACCCTCGCAGACTGCACCATAAATCCTCCATCAACAACATCGAGAACATTGAGCCCCCCTTCAGCTTCGTTTCATAA